The Candidatus Brocadiia bacterium genome includes the window AAATGTTTCTTATCTTATTAGCTGTTTTCCAATGGATGGGCTCAACTCCATCAGCCGTAAAAGCATTATTTTTGTCTAAAACTAATTTTGTTCGAGGGAACAAGGGAGCATCCTCGCCAAACAGCTTAGTTTTATAAAGGTAATCAACCCAATCAATCACTATTTTCTTAATATCATCTCCAACAGGAAAAAAATAGGTATAGATGGTCTTGCTATTCTTGGTGTTTACCTCTGCCGATAACTGCTCTACAAGTTCCTCACTGAGTTTAATATGCTTTAGTTTTAATGAAGCAATTGCGCTATCTCTCATGCCAGTTAATAGAGTAAAGGCGATTATAGTCCTGTTTCTACGGCCAATCTCTGTATCTAAAGGCATTAAACTAATGACCTTCCCGATTTGTTCAATCGTAGGCACTTTTGGGCGTTTTTTCGCCTGAGCAATCCGGCTCTCCTTCCCAGATAGGTTAAAATATTCAATCTCTCGGACATCAAGCCGTTTATATCCGTTTTGCAAGATTAACCACCTGAAAAAATCCTTCAGATTATTCAGCGTTGATAAAACCGTTGATTTACTGAGATTATTCCTTAATTTTGTTCTTGTTTGAATAAGGTCTTTTTTAAAGCCAACTGCTTTATGCTTATTAAATGTTTTAAAATCCTGATATTTAGTATAGAATTCGTATCTTGTTAACGCCTTTCTCATATTATCTATTGTGGCTGAACCCCTCTGATTTGCTTCCCTTTGCCACTCATAATAAAGCCGTTTAATGCGTTCATTATTAGAATTACACTTAATCATGTTAAATTGACCCCTTTCTTGTCAGTATTTACGATAGAAGAATTAAACCCTATTAAGTCTTGATTAAGTATCGTTTGTATTTCAAAGATTTTCCCGATTTCATCTAATTTATCGGTAGATGATACCCTGTTTAATTTCGTATTGCACTGGCAACATTTACCCATAATCAAAAGCCGTTTTTCATTCAAAAATCTTATATTAACGAAATTATTCAGGCTTTGACGAGGCTCCCTGCATTTACAGCAGTAAAGTTCATCTGGTTTGCATTGTTTTTTTCGTTTATGTTGGCGGTCTTTTATGAACTCTTTTAATATCTCACCTAATACGAGATATGGTTTTCGGTCATCTATACGAGGAAGCCCTTCATCATACCATAGCTGGACTGTTCTTTTATGGATATTAAAAAGCTCTGCTATTTCATTAGTAGAATAACTTAATGTTGTTTTAATTAGACTAGTGTTATAGTTTTTCTTCTTCGCCATATTTCTTTTCCAGTTCAGACAAAAGAGCGCATAGGCCGAGCATATTCTCGGCAATCTCTCTTGCGTCTTCCAAAGACAACGGAGCCGCGCTGTAAGGTTGCCAGACCTTAATGGTCTTCTCCAAAAACTCTTTTGAATATTCCGCCATAAATAAAAAAAGGGTATAAGCGCCTTTCTATCACGCTTATACCCTAGTAAAAGTGAAAATAAGCAAGTATCTTATTTTCGTAATGGGTTTTATACGGTATTATCCTGAAATTTTATTCTTCATCATATTTATTCTTGTCTCTTCTACGCAGACGTTGTATTTTATCATGCATTCTTCCTGTTTTAATTTGATTTTCTGGGCTGATGCCTACAATAAGATGTTTTTGAGAAACTTTATCTTGGTCAATGTACACCGCAACTTGAGGGCACAATTCCTTGCAATTTTTTTGCTCCGGGCAATGATTACACTCCTTGATTAAATCGCTCCTTGTCATTTTTGGCATAGACCTAGCTACATATTTTTTTCTGTAAATAAGCTCGTAAGCCCTGGCAAATTCCTTTTTAACAAGATTTTCAGATTGAACTGCCGGCTTGCTAGGATAAATAATTGTACCTATTTCCTTGAATGATTTCTTTTGGAATCTGAGGTCGTATACACGCAAATAATTATCATATTTTTTTATATGCATTCGACTTGCTTTAATAACATCATTTATAATCCCATATTTTTTTAGTCGCCGGTTTATTTTAGGATTATTTTTAATAAACCTCAAAACAATTTTCCTAAGCTCCTTCATCCCCTTTATTGCATCTTTAATTTCAGCCAAAATTATGTTACTTGATTGTGTTATATCAACGTTAATTGCAACCCAATTATTTTTTAGTGTAAAAGACCAGTAATGCTTAAAAAAATAATCTATATCTTTCCTTAACGCCGGATTATCATTTGTTTTTAGAGCCCTTTCAAACATAACTAATTTAAGTCTGAAAGACTCTAACACTTTTCTGGGAGTTTCCCCTTTGCTGCCAAAACCCATGCCAATTAAAGCGCTTCGTCCGTAAGTAGTTTCATCTACATAAGGAGCTAATTTTCCCATGATTTTCTCTCTGTCATCTGTATAATTTCTTTTTTGCTCTTCAATAAGCCTGTCAAATAATTTGGGTATATCTTCTCTATTAGATTTATTAAATACTGACCAGGGGAATTCGCCACCACATTCCTCTATTAATTTAGCCCATATCTCGCTGGCTTCATTATGATATTGTAACCATAGAGACGATTCTCCTGCCGATGTTAGAGGCCATATAGGTTTTTCTTTATCCAACTGGTCTATTTTGCTTTTGACGGAATCATGTTCTTCTAATAATAACTTAATTTTGTGATTTCTTAGTATAAATTCCTGTCGGTATTCATACGGCATTTTTGCAGTTGTTTTATTCATTCCATCCTCCTTACATCTTCTAAAAATGATTGGCTGCTAATCTAATGGGTTATACCTTATGCCTATTTTAAGGCAACAAAAGACCGGGTTTGACAAAACAATGAATAAAAACAGGCTATAGAAGAATGGTCAAAATTATATGGCAGACCCATTTCAGAAGAAGAATACCGGCAAATTTGCGCTAACCTTAATGGCTTTTCCTCGGTCTTGAAAGAATGGGAGGATAAGCAACTCAAGGCGGAAAAATCAAAAAGAAGTTGTGCTAAAGGCGGTATTTCTTAAAGCATCAATAATAGTATTTTCCTGTCTCAAATGCGCTGACGTTGAACAGTTTAAGTGATGTGGTGGAGTAAATAAAATCACCGGAAAACAATGTAATTTCTTGACAGGAATCCACCCAGTGCTATCTTTACTCCCAAATTAAAATATGCAGCTATCGATTAACAGCACTTATCATTACAACATAATATTTCAAGACAGCAGTTTCGTAGCTATGAGTAGTTTAAAATCTTAAAGAAAGGGGTATTATGATAAAGTCTAAAAATATTTATATATGGGTATCTAAGGCCTTTCTATTCCTGACGGTTGCATTTTCTTCGTTGGTTGGGACAAATCTATGGGCGGAGGAGGGAATCCGTTATGTGGAAGTAAGTGCCTCTTATTGGGGGCCAACCAGAATCACCAAAATAACGACATATTCTAATAGCGAAGGGGAAAGTTGGGATAAGTTGTTGGGTAGCGAGGTTAAGGATACCATACAGCATCAAGGCAGAACTACTGGATTGGATACAATGGTATGGGATTATATTACTGGTAATCATTACTGGGAGAGAATAACAACCAGTTGCGATGTTCTTGCAAATATTACCTCAACCGCAACCTATATGTTTTCTGTGCCTGGCTCTTATAGGTATGATTTCCGGGATTCATATTACGAGGTGCGGACATATAAATCACCTGAAGGGAAAGAGGCGTCTTGGGCACGTAATACAAACAAGCGGAATACCGCATTTACCTTTGAAGTGGGTTCCTTGGCGCAGGATGAAGAAGTGATCACTGCCACCATTAAAGGGACATCTTTTGCCATCTCGGCACAGAATAATTCAGCGATTTTTAACCTCCAGCAGTCTATAAACCCTGATAGTTTAACTTGGGTTCCTGTTTGGTGGCCGCCTTATTACGGTTTTGAACGAAAAGGAGACATATGGTTTACCCAAACAACTCCCAATCTTATTCTGACCATCGGCAAGAAAAAACTCGATAACACTCGTCCGGTAACTAATGCTGTTATCAGCCCTGAGCCGGTTAACGGCTTGAATGACGATGATGTAACCGTGACTCTGACCGCGACCGACCCTGAGCCGAATCCTTCCGGCGTGAAGGAGTTGCACTATAATATTAATAACACAGGCGATAACACAGTGCTCGGAGGTTCTGCGGCAATATCTATTAATAGCCCAGGGACATTCGTAATAACCTATTATGCGATAGATAATGCCGGTAATACGGAATCACCCAATACAAAAACTATTAATATCAGATATTATGATACGGTAATTATAGTTCTGGTTGATCAACCACCGATTAATAATCCTAATCCTGTTTGCGAACCTCTTTTTAGCCATAACGGCGAGATAAACTCAACCACTACCGACCTGACCATTCCGGGGCAGGGGATACCTTTTAGTTTTATCCGCACATATCGCAGTCAGATAATGTTTAAAGGCCCTCTGGGTTATGGCTGGGACTTCAACTATAATGAGCGTTTATTGGAAAATACGGTTGATAACAAGGTTCTTTATTTCAACGGTTCAAGCCGCCGAGATGAATTCACTATCCAGCCTGATGGTTCGTATACCGCGCCGACCGGATTTTATGTTGCATTGGAAAAACTGCCGGACAACTCATTTAAACTCTTAGAACGTGACGGCACGGTTAAACTCTTTAATCAGGCTGCTTTGACTGCTAACCTTTTTCAGCTGGCATCTATTACGGACAGGAACGGTAACCGGATTACCTGCGGCTATAACGCTCAGGACCAGCTTACCCAAATCACCGACACTTTGAATCGGTCTATTATTGTCCGCTGGGGAAATAAGAGCAGAATAAGCGAGATAGAGGATTTTATGGGCCGTAAGGTTATATATACCATAGATGATAATTCTGATTTGACAAGCGTAACCACGCCGTCATCGGCTGAATATCCTAACGGTAATACCGCCAACTATACCTACTCCAGCGGATTTGCTGATGCCGGACTGAATCATAACCTCTTAACCCTTGCCGACCATAAGAGCCAAACATACGTGGTTAATAACTATGGAGCAAACGACCGGGTAGAAGCGCAGGAATATGGCACGGACTCTTTCCAGATTAGTTACATTACCAATACTGATAATACGCTGGTAACCACCATTATTGACCGCAAGGGTAACAAAAAGGTTTATTATCATAATTCCTTAGGCAACGCAATCAGGGAAGACGTCTATACCCAGGCTCAGGGCATCATCACCACGCAGTGGGAATATAACACTCAGGGCGAGCGTACCAGAACTATTCTGCCCAAAGGCAACAGCATAGAATATGTATATGATGCGAATAATCCAATCCTTTTATCACAGGGTAATCTCTTGCAGGTTAAACGTGTTTCACTAACACCTGACAGCTTGCCGTTAACCACTGGTTTTACTTACGAACCCAGGCATAATCAGATTAAGAGCATTACCGACGCCTTGGGGCGGGTAACCACGTTCTATTTTGATTATGAAGAATTATCTCAGGGTGACCTGAACGGCGATGGTATCACCAATCAGGATAAGGGTAATATCGTTAAAATCGCCTATCCGGTTGTCACCAAAGGACTGGCCGCGGCTACTAACCCGCAGATAATAGAAGCCAAATTCTGGTATAACGCAAACGGGCAACTAACCCGCTCTATATCTCCAGAGGGTTATGTTAGTATAAATGAGTATTATACCAGCGGTTCGATGAAGGGTTATCTCTACCGCATCAGCCGTGAGGTAGGCGGCGGCAAGCCCGCAATTACCAGCGTTTTTGAATACGACCTGGTAGGCAACATCACCAATATTTACGACGGCAAGGGCAACAAGACCTCGTTTACGGTCAATGCCTTAAACCAGGTTACCCAGACTACTTCCCGGCTGGGATATTGTGTCAAGTTTTCCTACGATGCCAACGGAAATATCGAGCAGATGCAGGTCGAGAATAAAGACCAAAACAATAATTCCGACCCGGATCTGCCCTGGATTACCACGACCTACGGGTATGATATCCTGGACAACCTGATTTCCAAGACCGAGCAGGTATCAAGCGCCAAATCCATTATCACCCGGTATGGTTACGACCAAAACGGTAACCGCGATTTAATCACCCAGCCTGAAGGCAATCAGGTAAAGAATTATTACGACGAGCGTGATTTGCTGTCAGAGACCATCCGCGGCTACGGCACGTCAAAATGGACATCCGTCAAGCGGTTTTATGACTTAAACGGTAATTTGGAACGGGTTCAGGATGGCAAAGGACATAATATCACATACCTGATTGACGGGTTTGACAGGGTTTACGGCTATGTGGACGCATTAGGCAATCGGATGGAGCAGGGACTGGATGATGTCGGCAATGTGACGCGCGTCATACGCCGCGGCGTTGATGGCGTCATACTGAGCGAAGCGAAGTATTTATACGACGAGCTCAACCGCAATTATGAGATACAGGAATGGCTTGATACAACCGGCGGGTGGGTTACAACCCGTAATGAATTCGATAAGAATTCCCGCGTCGTGCGTGTGGTGGACGCCAATAATCACCAAACCCTGATGGCTTATGACGGTCTGGGACGGGTAAAATCCGGCACCGACCACCTGGGCAATAAGGTGGAATATAACTACGATGAAAACTCTAATGTAACCGAGGCCAAGGAAACCGAATTATCCCAAGTCCCAAATCCTGCATCTCAAGTCTATACCACGAGCAATGAATACGATGCCCTGGACAGGTTAATCAAGAATATAAATCCAATCGGCGTAATTCGCGGCTACTCGTTCGATTCCCGCAATAACCTGGTTTACAGCATGGACGGCGAGGGCAACACCGCGTCTAATGCGTATGACGGGATGAACCGCTTGATACAAGCGATACGAGATTTAAGACAAGGTGGCAAGGGGAGCGGAAGTATTACCAAGCAGGTAAAGACCAAATACCAATGGGACGACAACTCACGGCTCCTGGCGCTGGAGGATGATAACGGCAATATCACCTCGTATATGTATGATGTTCTCAATCGCAGGGAAGAAGAGACTCTGCCAGATGGCACGATCAAGAAATTCACCTATGACGCGGCGGATAATATAGAGCAAATCATAGACGCCAACGGCACTCAGATAGCCCAGACTTTTGATGATATAAACAGGTTAACCCGGAAGGATATAATTAAAGGAACAAATGTTATCGGCGGTTCTTACGAAGAATTCGGTTATGATGGCTTGTCCCGGATGACTTCGGCTAAGAACGATTATTCTTCGGTGGCGATGCAGTATGATTCATTAAACCGCCTTCTTGAAGAACAACAGCAAATCGGAAACTTATCCGCAAAATTAGTTAAATCCGCTTACGATCAAGTTGGTAACCGGACAGGATTGACCTATCCTTCAGGCAAGGCAATCAACTTCGTGCCGGACGAGCTGAACCGTATCAAGCAAATAGCCAGCGGCCAACAGACAATTGTGGCCTATAACTACAGTGGGCCTTTTAGAATCCAAGACCGGACTTACGGAAACGGCAGTAAACTAAACGTTGCGTATGATGCTAATCGTCGGGTAACCGAATATAACCACTCAAGCATAAAAGCCTGGATGCCCAGGGATAAGAAAGACCAAGGCAAGGGCAAAGGCAAGGGGCAAGAGAAAGAATATGCCGGAGTAGAGTTACGGCAGATAATAATAGGTTTTGGCTATGGTTATGACGGTGAAGATAATCGGCTGTATGAAAAGCGTCTGCACGAAGGCGGCAAAGGCGATGCCTATACTTATGACTCATTATACAGGTTGATTGTGGTGCAGTATGATATGACTAACCCCACACAGCCACCGGCATCTAACAACTCGCCGTTAACCACTCAATCATGGAATTTGGATGGCGTGGGTAATTGGAATAACTTAATAGCTGACAACCAAACCACTACCTATGCTATTAACAATCTGAATCAATACATGCAGATAGATAATCAATCTTTAACCTACGACCACAACGGCAACCTGACCTCAAAGCGCGAGCCGCTGATGAAGCACCTTAAAGAACGGTTTGGGTTCTGTAAATTCCCCAAGGCTCAGGATTGGGAAGACGAACGATGTGATAGCGATGATGAAGATGACGACGAATGCAACAAAGCTGACGACCTCAAAGACGAGCTTGATAACTGCGGCATAAACGAGCACAAATCCCGGCAGGCGGAAATGGAATATCAGTATGCCTATGACTATGCCAACCGCCTGATTAAGGCAAGCAAGAGTTTTATTGTTGAGGGTAAAGTCGTATTTACCCGCGAGGTTGTCTCTTATACCTATGATGCTTTAGGCAGGCGGATAGCTAAATCCAAGAATCAATCAATCACTAACTACTATTATTATGACGGTGTCAGGGTAATAGAAGAATATAATGCGGATAATGAGTTAAAACAGAGTTATATCTACGGCAACGGCATAGACGAAGTCCTGATGATGCAGAAAGGCCGGAAGCAATACTACTATCACGAGAACGCTTTAGGCTCAATCACGCATATCAGCAACAATAAAGGCGAGGTGGTAGAATCGTATAAATATACCGCTTATGGCAAGGCAACCATCTATGACGGCAAAGGCAAGGAACGGAAGAAGAGCCGGGTTAAGAACAACATCCTGTTTACGGGCCGGGAATATGATATGGAAACTGGTCTTTACTACTATCGGGCCAGATATTACTCGGCGGAGATGGGGCGGTTCCTGCAAAGAGACCCGATTGGGTATTCTGACGGCATGAACCTTTACGAGTATGTTAGAAGTAACCCTGCTAATTTTATAGACCCGTTGGGATTGGAAGCGAAGGG containing:
- a CDS encoding site-specific integrase; translated protein: MIKCNSNNERIKRLYYEWQREANQRGSATIDNMRKALTRYEFYTKYQDFKTFNKHKAVGFKKDLIQTRTKLRNNLSKSTVLSTLNNLKDFFRWLILQNGYKRLDVREIEYFNLSGKESRIAQAKKRPKVPTIEQIGKVISLMPLDTEIGRRNRTIIAFTLLTGMRDSAIASLKLKHIKLSEELVEQLSAEVNTKNSKTIYTYFFPVGDDIKKIVIDWVDYLYKTKLFGEDAPLFPRTKLVLDKNNAFTADGVEPIHWKTANKIRNIFKEAFKNAGIEYFNPHSFRNTLVRLGEQICKTPEEFKAWSQNLGHEQVLTTFNSYGQIDEYRQGEIIRNIPLNRDNKKDDILNRLENLLNKNEQKA
- a CDS encoding helix-turn-helix domain-containing protein; the protein is MAKKKNYNTSLIKTTLSYSTNEIAELFNIHKRTVQLWYDEGLPRIDDRKPYLVLGEILKEFIKDRQHKRKKQCKPDELYCCKCREPRQSLNNFVNIRFLNEKRLLIMGKCCQCNTKLNRVSSTDKLDEIGKIFEIQTILNQDLIGFNSSIVNTDKKGVNLT
- a CDS encoding RHS repeat-associated core domain-containing protein: MFSVPGSYRYDFRDSYYEVRTYKSPEGKEASWARNTNKRNTAFTFEVGSLAQDEEVITATIKGTSFAISAQNNSAIFNLQQSINPDSLTWVPVWWPPYYGFERKGDIWFTQTTPNLILTIGKKKLDNTRPVTNAVISPEPVNGLNDDDVTVTLTATDPEPNPSGVKELHYNINNTGDNTVLGGSAAISINSPGTFVITYYAIDNAGNTESPNTKTINIRYYDTVIIVLVDQPPINNPNPVCEPLFSHNGEINSTTTDLTIPGQGIPFSFIRTYRSQIMFKGPLGYGWDFNYNERLLENTVDNKVLYFNGSSRRDEFTIQPDGSYTAPTGFYVALEKLPDNSFKLLERDGTVKLFNQAALTANLFQLASITDRNGNRITCGYNAQDQLTQITDTLNRSIIVRWGNKSRISEIEDFMGRKVIYTIDDNSDLTSVTTPSSAEYPNGNTANYTYSSGFADAGLNHNLLTLADHKSQTYVVNNYGANDRVEAQEYGTDSFQISYITNTDNTLVTTIIDRKGNKKVYYHNSLGNAIREDVYTQAQGIITTQWEYNTQGERTRTILPKGNSIEYVYDANNPILLSQGNLLQVKRVSLTPDSLPLTTGFTYEPRHNQIKSITDALGRVTTFYFDYEELSQGDLNGDGITNQDKGNIVKIAYPVVTKGLAAATNPQIIEAKFWYNANGQLTRSISPEGYVSINEYYTSGSMKGYLYRISREVGGGKPAITSVFEYDLVGNITNIYDGKGNKTSFTVNALNQVTQTTSRLGYCVKFSYDANGNIEQMQVENKDQNNNSDPDLPWITTTYGYDILDNLISKTEQVSSAKSIITRYGYDQNGNRDLITQPEGNQVKNYYDERDLLSETIRGYGTSKWTSVKRFYDLNGNLERVQDGKGHNITYLIDGFDRVYGYVDALGNRMEQGLDDVGNVTRVIRRGVDGVILSEAKYLYDELNRNYEIQEWLDTTGGWVTTRNEFDKNSRVVRVVDANNHQTLMAYDGLGRVKSGTDHLGNKVEYNYDENSNVTEAKETELSQVPNPASQVYTTSNEYDALDRLIKNINPIGVIRGYSFDSRNNLVYSMDGEGNTASNAYDGMNRLIQAIRDLRQGGKGSGSITKQVKTKYQWDDNSRLLALEDDNGNITSYMYDVLNRREEETLPDGTIKKFTYDAADNIEQIIDANGTQIAQTFDDINRLTRKDIIKGTNVIGGSYEEFGYDGLSRMTSAKNDYSSVAMQYDSLNRLLEEQQQIGNLSAKLVKSAYDQVGNRTGLTYPSGKAINFVPDELNRIKQIASGQQTIVAYNYSGPFRIQDRTYGNGSKLNVAYDANRRVTEYNHSSIKAWMPRDKKDQGKGKGKGQEKEYAGVELRQIIIGFGYGYDGEDNRLYEKRLHEGGKGDAYTYDSLYRLIVVQYDMTNPTQPPASNNSPLTTQSWNLDGVGNWNNLIADNQTTTYAINNLNQYMQIDNQSLTYDHNGNLTSKREPLMKHLKERFGFCKFPKAQDWEDERCDSDDEDDDECNKADDLKDELDNCGINEHKSRQAEMEYQYAYDYANRLIKASKSFIVEGKVVFTREVVSYTYDALGRRIAKSKNQSITNYYYYDGVRVIEEYNADNELKQSYIYGNGIDEVLMMQKGRKQYYYHENALGSITHISNNKGEVVESYKYTAYGKATIYDGKGKERKKSRVKNNILFTGREYDMETGLYYYRARYYSAEMGRFLQRDPIGYSDGMNLYEYVRSNPANFIDPLGLEAKGNGMGGLNDWQMKELSKPDTLARGEHPWTGIPPPPKLRGWSDLGEHFIEVNGPKPTEVQQTPLAVKLFVYELAYLYYNGDQFISDYFNVLRTPLGKMGTDISNVAKMGQDPFKSFEKKGRKATTETAISVLIDSVNGELFDYRDLSPLEVGLLFGKATKELKKLDHMIKSNDPEDKQALIKTLVSFANFKIDNVSFGLGIITNDDPKRPDDFIPIVQIGIKF